One stretch of Saccharopolyspora erythraea DNA includes these proteins:
- a CDS encoding ABC transporter permease yields MTQSTVEASRPSRVTTDDLARASATRRAKAARAKLWAGAVCTALVVVPVALASVLPIPGADEQNLHERRLPPLTGGHLFGTDQLGRDLLARVLHGGQVSLLVGVLAVVVSGIVGVLAGAAAGYFGGWVDAVVSRLLEAQMSLPLLMMLLLVVALFGPSVPVITCVIAIAQWPEVARLTRSLVLVEREKPYVDAARVLGLNRVAVLARHVIPNIAKRATLVVLLLLAQAVLLESALSYLGAGPQRPFATWGRIISDGQDYVTTSWWLVTLPGLVIVVLVIGVNLLGDGLRDRSPARKGAGA; encoded by the coding sequence ATGACCCAGTCCACTGTGGAAGCGAGCAGGCCGAGCCGGGTCACGACGGACGACCTCGCCCGTGCCTCGGCGACCCGGCGGGCGAAGGCCGCGCGGGCCAAGCTCTGGGCGGGCGCGGTGTGCACGGCGCTGGTGGTCGTCCCGGTCGCGCTGGCGAGCGTGCTGCCGATTCCCGGCGCCGACGAGCAGAACCTGCACGAGCGCAGGCTGCCACCGCTGACCGGCGGCCACCTGTTCGGCACCGACCAGCTCGGCCGCGACCTGCTGGCGCGCGTGCTGCACGGCGGCCAGGTGTCGCTGCTCGTGGGCGTGCTCGCGGTCGTGGTCTCCGGGATCGTCGGGGTGCTGGCCGGCGCGGCGGCGGGCTACTTCGGCGGCTGGGTCGACGCCGTGGTCTCGCGGCTGCTGGAAGCGCAGATGTCGTTGCCGCTGCTGATGATGCTGTTGCTGGTGGTGGCCCTGTTCGGGCCGTCGGTACCGGTCATCACCTGCGTCATCGCCATCGCGCAGTGGCCGGAGGTGGCCAGGCTGACCAGGTCGCTGGTGCTGGTGGAACGCGAGAAGCCCTACGTCGACGCGGCCCGGGTGCTCGGGCTGAACCGGGTCGCGGTGCTGGCCCGCCACGTCATCCCCAACATCGCCAAGCGCGCGACGCTGGTCGTCCTGCTGCTGCTCGCGCAGGCGGTGCTGCTGGAGAGCGCGCTGAGCTACCTCGGCGCCGGGCCGCAACGCCCGTTCGCCACCTGGGGCCGGATCATCTCCGACGGCCAGGACTACGTGACGACCTCCTGGTGGCTGGTGACGCTGCCCGGCCTGGTGATCGTGGTCCTGGTCATCGGCGTCAACCTGCTCGGCGACGGCCTGCGGGACCGCAGCCCGGCCCGGAAGGGGGCAGGCGCATGA
- a CDS encoding aldo/keto reductase yields MKPTRLPGTDVPLSPLVLGTMTFGDTADAAAAGRMLDVALEAGITGIDTANGYAGGAAEEILADLLRSRRDRVVLATKAGIPHPDAGKHSPLSARGLRASVEGSLRRLGADRIDLFYLHQPDRAAPVAETLTTVAELVAEGKIGALGVSNYAAWQIGELNRAADETGAPRPVVAQQLYNLLARRIEEEYAEFAAATGLLTMVYNPLGGGLLTGRHSFGEQPSGGRFADSRVAEMYRQRYWNPELFESVAALAKVADDAGLGLTELSLRWLVSKPATGSVLLGGSKVEHLRANIAALDAGPLPADVVAACDEVGAALRGPMPAYNR; encoded by the coding sequence ATGAAACCCACCCGACTGCCGGGAACCGACGTGCCGCTGTCCCCGCTCGTGCTCGGCACGATGACGTTCGGGGACACCGCGGACGCCGCCGCGGCCGGCCGGATGCTCGACGTCGCGCTGGAGGCCGGGATCACCGGGATCGACACCGCCAACGGCTACGCCGGCGGCGCGGCCGAGGAGATCCTGGCCGACCTGCTGCGTTCGCGACGCGACCGCGTCGTGCTCGCGACCAAGGCGGGCATCCCCCACCCCGACGCCGGGAAGCACTCCCCGCTGTCTGCACGCGGGCTCCGGGCCAGTGTCGAAGGCAGCTTGCGGAGGCTGGGCGCCGACCGCATCGACCTGTTCTACCTGCACCAGCCCGACCGTGCGGCGCCGGTGGCCGAGACGCTGACGACGGTGGCCGAGCTGGTCGCCGAGGGCAAGATCGGCGCGCTCGGTGTCTCGAACTACGCGGCGTGGCAGATCGGCGAGCTCAACCGCGCCGCCGACGAGACCGGAGCGCCCCGCCCCGTCGTCGCGCAGCAGCTCTACAACCTGCTCGCGCGGCGCATCGAGGAGGAGTACGCCGAGTTCGCCGCGGCCACCGGCCTGCTGACGATGGTCTACAACCCGCTCGGCGGCGGGCTGCTGACCGGCAGGCACTCCTTCGGGGAGCAGCCCTCCGGCGGCCGGTTCGCCGACTCGCGGGTGGCCGAGATGTACCGGCAGCGCTACTGGAACCCCGAGCTGTTCGAGTCGGTCGCCGCGCTCGCGAAGGTCGCCGACGACGCCGGCCTCGGGCTGACCGAACTGTCCCTGCGCTGGCTGGTGTCCAAGCCCGCGACCGGGTCGGTCCTGCTCGGCGGCTCGAAGGTCGAGCACCTGCGGGCCAACATCGCCGCCCTGGACGCCGGGCCGCTGCCCGCCGACGTCGTCGCCGCCTGCGACGAGGTCGGCGCCGCCCTGCGCGGCCCGATGCCCGCCTACAACCGCTGA
- a CDS encoding four-carbon acid sugar kinase family protein produces MRDLAVLALADDLSGAAETAAALMSSALRADIALDSGAVLSAYNAQNSGKARALVVDLDSRQSDADRAGDALAGMLAQRGPTGPRVLVKIDSLLRGNVAATLSAVGPAVLAPALPVGGRTVVDGAVRVDGTPLRETTAWGAEPGSAPDSIAQVLAPVPCRSVSLAEVRRDPRTAIAETLAAGRIPVCDAETDSDLDAVVAATPPEVALVGSGGLAAALGRSFRHGNAARRPDFAPRDDRALLVVVGTAEPGAAVQVRRLVEAGARSLDLHVDRLAHADPPPAEIERIAEAVRQQPTALRLHAPRGVDPALSRVLVRRLADTVRRVVATVEDVDLVLTGGETARGVLDALDVRALRPVAQVHHGAVLSLTADARSVVTRPGSFGDPDSLVRILRHLRPRFPSPPTTFPPTADPPTASPSTTDPARTSPPTASLPTTDPATTSPRTTSLPTTAPGLVPGSTEG; encoded by the coding sequence ATGCGCGATCTTGCTGTTCTCGCCCTTGCGGATGACCTTTCGGGCGCGGCCGAGACCGCGGCGGCGCTGATGTCCTCCGCACTGCGCGCCGACATCGCTCTCGATTCAGGCGCAGTACTTTCTGCGTATAACGCGCAGAACAGTGGCAAGGCACGTGCACTCGTCGTCGACCTGGACTCGCGGCAGTCGGACGCGGACCGCGCCGGGGACGCGCTCGCGGGCATGCTCGCGCAGCGCGGTCCGACCGGCCCGCGGGTGCTGGTCAAGATCGACTCGCTGCTGCGCGGGAACGTGGCCGCGACGCTCTCGGCCGTCGGTCCTGCCGTTCTCGCGCCGGCGCTCCCCGTCGGCGGCCGGACCGTCGTCGACGGAGCGGTGCGCGTCGACGGTACGCCTCTGCGCGAAACGACGGCATGGGGCGCCGAACCGGGCTCGGCGCCGGACTCGATCGCCCAGGTCCTCGCGCCAGTGCCCTGCCGTTCGGTCTCGCTCGCCGAGGTCCGCCGCGACCCGCGCACGGCGATCGCCGAAACCCTTGCGGCAGGCCGGATTCCGGTCTGCGATGCCGAGACCGACAGCGATCTGGACGCCGTCGTGGCCGCCACCCCACCGGAGGTCGCCCTCGTCGGCTCCGGCGGTCTGGCCGCCGCCCTCGGCAGGTCCTTCCGGCACGGCAACGCCGCGCGACGCCCGGACTTCGCGCCGCGCGATGACCGCGCCCTGCTGGTGGTCGTCGGCACGGCGGAGCCGGGCGCGGCGGTCCAGGTGCGCCGGCTCGTCGAAGCGGGTGCGCGGTCTCTGGACCTGCACGTCGATCGGCTCGCGCACGCCGACCCGCCACCCGCGGAGATCGAGCGCATCGCTGAGGCGGTGCGGCAGCAGCCGACCGCACTGCGGCTGCACGCGCCGCGCGGCGTCGACCCAGCCCTGTCCCGCGTCCTCGTGCGGCGGCTGGCCGACACGGTGCGGCGGGTCGTCGCCACGGTCGAGGACGTCGACCTCGTGCTGACCGGAGGGGAAACGGCCCGCGGGGTCCTCGACGCGCTGGACGTCCGCGCGCTGCGACCGGTCGCCCAGGTGCACCACGGCGCCGTGCTCAGCCTCACCGCCGACGCCCGCTCCGTGGTCACCCGCCCCGGGAGCTTCGGCGATCCGGACAGCCTCGTGCGGATCCTCCGGCACCTCCGGCCCCGGTTCCCGTCCCCGCCAACGACATTCCCGCCAACGGCAGACCCGCCAACTGCATCCCCGTCAACGACGGACCCGGCAAGGACATCGCCGCCAACGGCATCACTGCCGACGACGGACCCCGCAACGACATCCCCACGAACAACCTCGCTGCCAACGACAGCACCCGGGCTCGTCCCGGGCTCCACGGAAGGCTGA
- a CDS encoding ABC transporter ATP-binding protein: protein MTTATGEPLLTVSDLQIELITEAGVVRAVDGVSFEIRTGETVTIIGESGSGKSTTAMGVLRLLPDDLAVLSGSAVIAGRDVIADPRAVREVRGREVSLVPQDPMTALSPVHTIGHQLVQSVRLRRPELPAAAAKESAAQLLAQVRIPDPGRQLRKYPHQLSGGMLQRVLIAIALAAEPRLLVADEPTSALDVTVQAEILDLLLELQEHTGVGILMITHDLGVARLVSDRIHVMRAGRFVESGEVEDVVGAPAQEYTRALLGAVPELGPWDGSNGDPR, encoded by the coding sequence ATGACGACCGCCACCGGGGAGCCGCTGCTGACCGTCAGCGACCTCCAGATCGAGCTGATCACCGAGGCCGGCGTCGTGCGCGCGGTCGACGGGGTCTCGTTCGAGATCCGCACCGGCGAGACGGTGACGATCATCGGCGAGTCCGGTTCGGGCAAGTCGACGACCGCGATGGGCGTGCTGCGGCTGCTGCCCGACGACCTCGCCGTGCTCTCCGGCAGCGCCGTGATCGCCGGACGCGACGTCATCGCCGACCCGCGCGCGGTCCGCGAGGTGCGGGGACGCGAGGTCTCGCTGGTCCCGCAGGACCCGATGACCGCGCTCAGCCCGGTGCACACCATCGGCCACCAGCTCGTGCAGAGCGTTCGGCTGCGCAGGCCCGAGCTGCCCGCCGCCGCGGCGAAGGAGTCGGCCGCGCAACTGCTGGCCCAGGTCCGCATCCCCGATCCCGGCAGGCAGCTGCGCAAGTACCCGCACCAGCTCTCCGGCGGCATGCTGCAACGGGTGCTGATCGCCATCGCGCTGGCCGCCGAACCCCGGCTGCTCGTGGCCGACGAGCCGACCAGCGCGCTGGACGTCACGGTGCAGGCCGAGATCCTGGACCTGCTGCTGGAGCTCCAGGAGCACACCGGCGTCGGCATCCTCATGATCACCCACGACCTCGGCGTCGCTCGGCTGGTCTCCGACCGCATCCACGTCATGCGCGCGGGACGCTTCGTCGAGAGCGGCGAGGTGGAGGACGTCGTGGGCGCCCCTGCTCAGGAGTACACGCGGGCGCTCCTGGGGGCCGTGCCCGAACTCGGTCCCTGGGACGGATCGAACGGAGACCCCCGATGA
- a CDS encoding ATP-binding cassette domain-containing protein, whose protein sequence is MSEPILDVRDLVVEYPAPGGTFRAVDGVSFAVTAGSTLAIVGESGCGKSTIARSLVRLLTPTSGSILLGGRDIARLGERQLRPLRPRIQMVFQDPYGSLDPRLSAAEIVGEPLRLRGVRSRAERTREAAALLDRVGLPSHALDRRPAEFSGGQRQRIGIARALASRPEVLVCDEATSALDVSVQAQVLALLREIQRESALTYLFISHDLAVVREISDQIVVMRKGSLVEHGPTERVLAAPEHPYTRALRAAALDPSTMRGRKPRAATATTAGGAVR, encoded by the coding sequence ATGAGCGAACCGATCCTGGACGTGCGCGACCTCGTCGTCGAGTACCCGGCGCCCGGAGGAACGTTCCGGGCCGTGGACGGCGTCAGCTTCGCGGTGACCGCCGGGAGCACGCTGGCGATCGTCGGCGAGTCGGGCTGTGGCAAGTCCACCATCGCCCGGTCGCTGGTGCGGCTGCTGACGCCGACGTCGGGCAGCATCCTGCTCGGCGGGCGGGACATCGCACGGCTCGGGGAAAGGCAGCTGCGTCCGCTGCGGCCCCGCATCCAGATGGTCTTCCAGGACCCCTACGGGTCGCTGGACCCGCGGCTGTCCGCCGCCGAGATCGTGGGCGAGCCGCTGCGGCTGCGCGGCGTGCGCTCCAGGGCCGAGCGGACGCGCGAAGCGGCCGCGCTGCTCGACCGCGTCGGGCTGCCCTCGCACGCGCTCGACCGGCGGCCCGCGGAGTTCTCCGGCGGCCAGCGGCAGCGGATCGGCATCGCCCGCGCGCTGGCCAGCCGGCCCGAGGTCCTGGTGTGCGACGAGGCGACCAGTGCCCTCGACGTCTCGGTGCAGGCGCAGGTCCTCGCGCTGCTGCGGGAGATCCAGCGGGAGAGCGCGCTGACCTACCTGTTCATCTCGCACGACCTCGCCGTGGTCCGCGAGATCAGCGACCAGATCGTGGTGATGCGCAAGGGGTCCCTCGTCGAGCACGGCCCCACCGAGCGGGTGCTCGCCGCACCCGAGCACCCCTACACCCGCGCGCTGCGCGCGGCCGCCCTCGACCCGTCCACCATGCGGGGCCGCAAGCCACGCGCGGCCACCGCCACGACCGCCGGAGGAGCTGTCCGTTGA
- a CDS encoding ABC transporter permease codes for MVRYLLRRLGLSALTVFLTVSTVFVLIRMAPGDPATSYAGPLATTEELARVRAQLGLDAPLTTQYAVFLRGLVTGDLGTSYSFQAPAFDVVAERVPYTVTLAVASIVITALLAVPLGVWMARRADTRRETGANVLTIAGQSMPEFWSGVMLLTAFAVVVPVLPASGFATWAGLVLPATTVALLQIALISRLVRREMGANLAAPYLTIARSRGLPETVLTWRYALRNSSIPVLTALGTRFAAMLNGVVVVEVVFAWPGVGSLVVRALETRDYPLIQATVLVTAALAVGVQLLIDLAYPLLDPRVRLGKAVAR; via the coding sequence GTGGTCCGCTACCTCCTGCGCAGGCTCGGGCTGAGCGCCCTGACCGTCTTCCTCACCGTCTCCACGGTGTTCGTGCTGATCCGGATGGCCCCGGGTGATCCGGCGACCTCCTACGCCGGACCGCTGGCCACGACCGAGGAGCTCGCGCGCGTCCGCGCGCAGCTCGGCCTGGACGCGCCGCTGACCACCCAGTACGCCGTGTTCCTGCGCGGCCTGGTCACCGGCGACCTCGGCACCTCCTACTCGTTCCAGGCCCCCGCGTTCGACGTCGTGGCCGAGCGGGTGCCCTACACCGTCACCCTCGCCGTCGCCTCGATCGTGATCACCGCGTTGCTGGCCGTCCCGCTCGGCGTCTGGATGGCGCGGCGTGCCGACACCCGCAGGGAGACCGGCGCGAACGTGCTCACCATCGCCGGGCAGTCGATGCCGGAGTTCTGGAGCGGCGTCATGCTGCTCACCGCCTTCGCCGTGGTCGTCCCGGTGCTGCCCGCGTCCGGGTTCGCGACCTGGGCCGGTCTCGTCCTGCCCGCCACCACCGTGGCGCTGTTGCAGATCGCCCTGATCTCGCGCCTGGTGCGGCGGGAGATGGGGGCCAACCTCGCGGCGCCCTACCTGACGATCGCGCGCTCGCGGGGCCTCCCCGAAACCGTGCTCACCTGGCGCTACGCGCTGCGCAACTCGTCGATCCCGGTGCTCACGGCGCTGGGGACCCGCTTCGCCGCGATGCTCAACGGCGTGGTCGTGGTCGAGGTGGTCTTCGCCTGGCCCGGCGTCGGTTCGCTGGTGGTGCGAGCGCTGGAGACCAGGGACTACCCGCTGATCCAGGCCACCGTCCTGGTCACGGCCGCGCTGGCGGTGGGCGTGCAGCTCCTCATCGATCTGGCCTACCCGCTGCTGGATCCGCGGGTGCGGCTCGGGAAGGCGGTCGCCCGATGA
- the pdxA gene encoding 4-hydroxythreonine-4-phosphate dehydrogenase PdxA, whose amino-acid sequence MSTALPLIAVTMGDGAGVGPEVTVGALLDDGTAARCRPVVVGDAARLRQAAEILGRPAEVVAVESVADAVFAPGRVNVVDLGLLPADLPWGEVSAVAGDAAYHYVRVAGELATAGQVHGICTAPLNKEALHSAGHLFPGHTELLAHLTGTDEVSMMLSTPKVKVVHVTTHIGLVDAVARIEPGLVERTVRRGHRAMVGSGVAEPRIGVCGINPHAGENGLFGHGEEAEKIVPAITALRADGIDAHGPLPADTAFFLAGRGDYDLIVAMYHDQGHAPVKVLGIEAGVNITVGLPVIRTSVDHGTAFDIAGKGVVDVGSMIEALRQAAELASAPAA is encoded by the coding sequence GTGAGCACCGCTCTTCCCCTCATCGCCGTCACCATGGGAGACGGCGCCGGCGTCGGACCCGAAGTCACCGTCGGCGCGCTGCTGGACGACGGCACCGCGGCGCGGTGCAGGCCCGTCGTCGTCGGCGATGCCGCCCGGCTGCGCCAGGCCGCCGAGATCCTCGGGAGGCCCGCGGAGGTCGTCGCGGTGGAGTCGGTCGCCGACGCGGTCTTCGCGCCGGGCCGCGTCAACGTCGTCGACCTCGGGCTGCTCCCGGCGGACCTGCCGTGGGGCGAGGTCTCTGCGGTGGCCGGCGACGCGGCCTACCACTACGTCCGGGTCGCCGGCGAGCTCGCGACCGCCGGGCAGGTGCACGGCATCTGCACGGCGCCGCTGAACAAGGAGGCGCTGCACTCGGCGGGACACCTGTTCCCCGGCCACACCGAACTGCTCGCGCACCTCACCGGGACCGACGAGGTGTCGATGATGCTGTCCACGCCCAAGGTCAAGGTGGTCCACGTGACCACCCACATCGGACTGGTCGACGCCGTGGCGAGGATCGAGCCCGGCCTCGTGGAGCGCACCGTGCGCCGGGGCCACCGGGCGATGGTCGGCTCCGGCGTGGCGGAGCCGAGGATCGGCGTGTGCGGGATCAACCCGCACGCGGGGGAGAACGGCTTGTTCGGCCACGGCGAGGAGGCGGAGAAGATCGTTCCCGCGATCACCGCCCTGCGTGCCGACGGCATCGACGCCCACGGCCCGCTGCCCGCCGACACGGCGTTCTTCCTGGCCGGGCGCGGTGATTACGACCTGATCGTGGCGATGTACCACGACCAGGGGCACGCCCCGGTCAAGGTGCTGGGGATCGAGGCCGGGGTCAACATCACGGTCGGGCTGCCGGTCATCCGGACCTCGGTCGACCACGGCACGGCCTTCGACATCGCGGGCAAGGGCGTCGTCGACGTCGGTAGCATGATCGAGGCCCTGCGCCAGGCGGCGGAGCTGGCATCCGCTCCGGCCGCGTAG
- a CDS encoding RNA-guided endonuclease InsQ/TnpB family protein, whose translation MARTLVKRAYKYRFYPTGVQRSELLRTFGCVRKVYNLALDARTRAWFTEQRRVNYNETSAMLTAWKKTDALSFLGEVSSVPLQQTLRHLQGAFTAFFDKRAQYPRFKSRKKSRQSAEYTRSAFTYRDGQLTLAKMPEPLNIVWSRRLPEGAEPSTVTVSRDAADRWFVSLLVETAVEQHAPADAAVGVDAGISSLVTLSTGEKITNPRHEKRDRARLARAQRELARRQKGSNNRAKARHKVARVHARITDRRRDHLHKVTTRLVRDNQTVVIEDLNVRGMLGNGTLARAISDAAWSEFRTMLEYKAAWYGRGLVVIDRWFPSSKTCSACGRPARSMPLHIREWTCGSCGSRHDRDVNAAKNILAAGLAVSACGAGVRPQRETSRTGQSAGKQEPSGASRKGIPALHGGE comes from the coding sequence ATGGCTAGGACGCTGGTGAAGCGGGCGTACAAGTACCGCTTCTATCCGACCGGTGTGCAGCGCAGTGAGTTGCTGCGCACGTTCGGATGTGTCCGTAAGGTCTACAACCTCGCCCTGGATGCCAGGACTCGCGCGTGGTTCACCGAGCAGCGCCGGGTGAACTACAACGAGACCTCCGCGATGCTCACCGCGTGGAAGAAGACCGACGCGCTGTCGTTTCTGGGTGAGGTGTCGTCGGTGCCGTTGCAGCAGACGTTGCGGCATCTGCAGGGCGCGTTCACGGCGTTTTTCGACAAGCGCGCGCAGTACCCGCGTTTCAAGTCCCGCAAGAAGTCCCGCCAGTCGGCGGAGTACACCCGCTCGGCGTTCACGTACCGCGACGGGCAACTCACGCTGGCGAAGATGCCTGAGCCGTTGAACATCGTGTGGTCGCGTCGGCTTCCGGAGGGTGCGGAGCCGTCCACGGTGACCGTGTCGCGAGACGCGGCTGACCGGTGGTTCGTGTCCCTGCTGGTGGAAACGGCGGTGGAACAGCACGCCCCGGCGGATGCCGCCGTGGGTGTGGACGCGGGCATCAGCTCGCTGGTCACGTTGTCGACCGGCGAGAAGATCACCAACCCCAGGCACGAGAAGCGGGATCGCGCCCGGCTGGCGAGGGCTCAGCGGGAGCTGGCCCGCAGGCAGAAGGGTTCGAACAACCGGGCCAAGGCCCGCCACAAGGTCGCCCGTGTCCACGCACGCATCACCGACCGCCGTCGGGACCACCTGCACAAGGTCACCACTCGACTCGTCCGCGACAACCAAACGGTCGTGATCGAAGACCTCAACGTGCGAGGCATGCTGGGCAACGGCACGCTCGCACGCGCGATCTCCGATGCCGCGTGGTCGGAGTTTCGGACCATGCTGGAGTACAAGGCCGCCTGGTACGGGCGGGGGCTGGTCGTGATCGACCGGTGGTTTCCCTCCAGCAAGACGTGTTCGGCGTGCGGCAGGCCGGCCCGGTCGATGCCGCTGCACATCCGTGAATGGACGTGCGGCAGTTGCGGTTCCCGGCATGATCGGGACGTCAACGCCGCGAAGAACATTCTGGCCGCCGGGCTGGCGGTGTCGGCCTGTGGAGCCGGTGTAAGACCTCAACGGGAGACCTCCCGGACGGGGCAGTCGGCTGGGAAGCAGGAACCTTCCGGCGCGAGCCGGAAGGGAATCCCCGCCCTTCACGGCGGGGAGTAG
- a CDS encoding HpcH/HpaI aldolase family protein, with protein sequence MTAADFARRIRNRERAIGYWSVLDAPVATERIARLGYDYVALDWQHGLIGYDGILHGMQAIDAGGASVGMVRVEANDAASIGRALDAGAGGVIVPLINTAEDAAAAVAATRYPPRGVRSYGPMRSMLRIGPKPAEADDSTVVLAMIETPQGLENVEAICATPGLDGVYVGPSDLCLAVGGAYPGDPEVAEVFEAALKTVREVAAAAGIAAGIHTPEGRAAARRLAEGYTFATVASDLVHLEKVAAAHLAAASGSEDS encoded by the coding sequence ATGACCGCGGCCGACTTCGCCCGCAGGATCCGCAACCGGGAGCGCGCCATCGGCTACTGGTCGGTGCTGGACGCGCCGGTCGCCACCGAGCGCATCGCGCGCCTGGGCTACGACTACGTCGCGCTGGACTGGCAGCACGGGCTGATCGGCTACGACGGCATCCTGCACGGCATGCAGGCCATCGACGCGGGTGGTGCGTCGGTCGGCATGGTCCGCGTGGAGGCCAACGACGCGGCCTCGATCGGCCGCGCGCTCGACGCCGGGGCCGGCGGCGTGATCGTGCCGCTGATCAACACCGCCGAGGACGCGGCGGCGGCCGTCGCCGCGACCCGGTACCCGCCGCGCGGCGTGCGCTCCTACGGCCCGATGCGCTCCATGCTGCGGATCGGGCCGAAGCCCGCGGAGGCCGACGATAGCACCGTCGTGCTGGCCATGATCGAGACGCCGCAGGGCCTGGAGAACGTCGAGGCGATCTGCGCGACTCCGGGTCTCGACGGCGTCTACGTCGGCCCGTCGGACCTGTGCCTGGCCGTCGGGGGCGCCTACCCGGGCGATCCCGAGGTCGCCGAGGTCTTCGAGGCCGCGCTCAAGACGGTGCGCGAGGTGGCAGCGGCGGCGGGGATCGCCGCGGGCATCCACACCCCCGAGGGCCGGGCCGCCGCGCGCAGGCTGGCGGAGGGCTACACCTTCGCCACGGTCGCCTCCGACCTGGTCCACCTGGAGAAAGTCGCCGCGGCGCACCTGGCGGCCGCCTCCGGAAGCGAGGACTCGTGA
- a CDS encoding ABC transporter substrate-binding protein: MTQSRSPALSRRSALRLGAGLCAFGPLAACAGPTGSPGPDTMTLALNRSLVSLDNKLNQFEAAVTVQRAVRQALVRIGPDLTPQPVLAERFELTEPTAWTVRLRAGVRYSDGSPVTPQDVAKALEMYQGVNGSFLAAFFPEWPTVVALDDRTFQLRSRRPLPALDYLMANILITPSAANRPEELQSGIGSGPYVVTASNRGTGDYSLTANPRYWGPPPRVRNVEVRFVPEESSRVVSLRSGEVDVIDTISPDSAEQLTGLPEVGLDTVPGTRINQLFYNFRKPQGHPLSDPRVREALTFAIDGRTLVEDVLVGSVEQAGGVVPATLSGAVRTGDYTFDPRRARQLLDAAGVRAGDLRLKIIWESGEFPADTTVMEAVLQMLGRVGVPVTLQQFEPGGDISQWRQGRAGDWDVLGNGFTSPTGLAMITLQGMYGGTPEKEKTRDTYQGYVVPEVADLLDRANAEIDATARQELVARAQHAVWNTWPCLWAFVPRAVLARRRRVKDLALEPTNSYELASTRLER, encoded by the coding sequence ATGACCCAGTCGAGATCCCCGGCGCTGTCCCGGCGCAGCGCGTTGCGGCTCGGTGCCGGACTCTGCGCGTTCGGACCGCTCGCCGCCTGCGCGGGACCGACCGGGAGCCCGGGACCCGACACCATGACCCTGGCCCTGAACCGCTCCCTGGTCTCGCTGGACAACAAGCTCAACCAGTTCGAGGCGGCGGTCACCGTGCAGCGCGCCGTGCGGCAGGCGCTGGTGCGCATCGGCCCCGACCTGACCCCGCAACCGGTGCTGGCGGAGCGGTTCGAGCTCACCGAGCCGACCGCGTGGACGGTGCGCCTGCGCGCGGGAGTGCGGTACTCCGACGGCAGCCCGGTGACGCCGCAGGACGTCGCGAAGGCGCTGGAGATGTACCAGGGCGTCAACGGCTCGTTCCTGGCGGCGTTCTTCCCCGAGTGGCCGACGGTCGTCGCCCTCGACGACCGGACCTTCCAGCTGCGGTCGCGCAGGCCGCTGCCCGCGCTGGACTACCTGATGGCCAACATCCTCATCACCCCGTCCGCCGCCAACCGGCCCGAGGAGCTGCAGTCCGGGATCGGGTCCGGCCCCTACGTGGTCACCGCCTCCAACCGCGGGACCGGCGACTACTCGCTGACCGCGAACCCCCGCTACTGGGGCCCGCCGCCGCGGGTCCGCAACGTCGAGGTCCGGTTCGTCCCCGAGGAGTCCAGCCGGGTGGTCTCGCTGCGCAGCGGCGAGGTGGACGTGATCGACACGATCTCGCCGGACTCGGCCGAGCAGCTGACGGGACTGCCCGAGGTCGGGCTCGACACCGTGCCCGGCACCCGGATCAACCAGCTCTTCTACAACTTCCGCAAACCGCAGGGCCATCCGCTGTCGGACCCCCGCGTCCGCGAGGCGCTGACCTTCGCGATCGACGGCCGAACCCTGGTGGAGGACGTGCTCGTCGGATCGGTGGAGCAGGCGGGCGGTGTCGTGCCCGCGACGCTGTCCGGCGCGGTGCGCACCGGCGACTACACCTTCGACCCGCGGCGTGCGCGGCAGCTGCTCGACGCGGCGGGAGTCCGCGCGGGCGACCTGCGGCTCAAGATCATCTGGGAGTCCGGCGAGTTCCCCGCGGACACCACCGTGATGGAAGCGGTGCTGCAGATGCTCGGCCGCGTCGGCGTGCCGGTGACGCTCCAGCAGTTCGAGCCCGGCGGCGACATCTCGCAGTGGCGGCAGGGCCGTGCGGGCGACTGGGACGTCCTCGGCAACGGGTTCACCAGCCCCACCGGCCTGGCGATGATCACGTTGCAGGGCATGTACGGCGGGACCCCGGAGAAGGAGAAGACCCGCGACACCTACCAGGGCTACGTCGTCCCCGAGGTCGCCGACCTGCTGGACCGGGCCAACGCCGAGATCGACGCCACCGCCCGCCAGGAGCTGGTCGCCCGCGCCCAGCACGCGGTGTGGAACACCTGGCCCTGCCTGTGGGCGTTCGTCCCGCGCGCGGTGCTGGCCCGCCGCAGGCGGGTGAAGGACCTGGCGTTGGAGCCCACCAACTCCTACGAACTCGCATCGACCCGGCTGGAGAGGTGA